The Zingiber officinale cultivar Zhangliang unplaced genomic scaffold, Zo_v1.1 ctg222, whole genome shotgun sequence DNA window ATTCTGTAATCATCATCAATACACAGGTGGATGTTGCGGAGTTGAGACAGAAGCTAGAAACACTGGGAAGCGTAGAGAAGGAAGTGGAACTGCTTCGACGGCAGAAGGCTGCTGCCGAGCAGGAAGCTTTGAATGCAAAGCAGAGGCAAGTCTCAGGTGGGGTTTGGGGTTGGCTAGCTGGAACCCCTCCCTCTCCATCCTAACCTTAATCACACTGCCAACACGAGTAATATCCATTACTATTTACTCATAGCATTTTTCCTTCTTGTCTTTATTATTGTGATTATTTTCCTTAAGCATTCGTTTTAAGtaaatgcaataattttaaaaaatgtagCCTTTACCATCTACTAATGATTGAACATTTATAGTGTGTATTACAACAATTCTATGctgttttttttttggttcacTATTTCATTTGGGAAATGCAAACCGATTGGCTCACGGAATAGAATAGAATTGACTAGGAATTGATGTGGTTAGATTGCAAACTCAGTCGAAGTGGTTCCCAAATTAATGCAATTATTGAAGGGCTTATATGGGTTGTCGAAATTAAAGTCATTTTGTGTGAAATTCTCAtaaaatgttttaattttttttttaaaaaatgtttgttGAAATATAAAATTGTGAGCAAGAGAATTTCCTATTCATCACATTTTGAGTAGATGATTTCCTCTCAAAATGAGGTGaaacatttattttttcattCCCAGACGCTTCATCCTCATCAATTAAAACCCTCTCCTCCCCCaacagaaaaaataataataatattcataTAATTTTCATCCTTTACTCGTGGAGTTGGAACAAAGCAAGGCTCGGATGGTAGATGGGCAATTGTACTCGACACTTCTTGATAAGAGTCTTGGGAAGTGACAGTGAGTCTCCTCGGATGACTCTAGTAGTTAGCgtatgaggtgttgtcacaatgAGATCTGAGGTTTGAATCTCGATAaaaatcgagataaatacctcccttatgtgctagtcattattccaaaggctagtagtcgtccgtgatttacctccttcgtgttatTCTTGGGACGAGTTGGCAAGGGTgctgggggcgaacgtattcatctttttgcCACAATTGAGAAGTGACAGTAATGTCCCCTCGATGGATCTGGTGGTTAGCGCATGAAATATTATCATCATGAGGTTCGAATCTTgataaaatcgagataaatattttctttatgtGTTGGTCATTATTTCAAAAGTTAGTAGTCTCACAAAGACGAAacactcgcccccagcgcccccgccgtaCCCAACCCAAGGTCATCTGGGAGGTAAATCGTAGCATCCGAGTGAACATGTGACAGACAGGGTGTAATACGGGGATAGAAGATTTATTCCCCAGCTGTCCCAAGGATCAAGTTAATAGTCACCTTTGCCACCATGAGAAATGGCAGTGATGGTTCTAATCTAATTAGTTAGAGGATGATAGATTTGGATCAATTCTTAACATTCAATTGTTAACATGTATatattattagaaaaaaaatctctctCAATCCTTAGTCAACTTGATATTTGATTATAAGTTAGAAGCTGGGATTGATCAGCATCCATGATCTTCTTCCAAGATAATTTTACCACCTATACTCGACGATGCCCCCGGTTTAGCCGAATCATCAAAATGCCAAACTCGTCGATTGAGCTTCGATATGCTTAGGCTCGTCTCCAACAACCTCCCCCCTTTCAGAGAAACTCATATCCAATTCGGTCTTTGGAACATCCTCATGAACACATGAAAGAACATCCTCAAAATTTGCATGAACATCCACAATTTCAAAACTTGCCTTGAAATAATGTAGCGATAGGTACCTTCCTTAGGCGTATCAGCATTAGGAATAGCTTCAATGGTTGGACTGGTAGCTTCTCCTGACAGAATGGGACAGTTCTCATGTTTTTCCTGCTCGGCGACATGTACTGCCCGCCTCATCCTTGATTTGCCTCTCGTTTTCTGAGACTTTGAGAGTCTCATCCCGGTCCGTTTCTTTCTCCTCAACACCAAAAGCACATCTCGTGAATCGTACACGCTGTCCGAGTCCAAGTTTTGAGATGGCGAACCATCTTCTACACTGCCAGCATCATCTCTCTCCTCGAGAGCTTCATCAAACTCATCGTCGTCGATCTCGTCAGCCTCCTTCAACCAGCTCCGCATCAGCCGATTCGCTGTCCCAAGAGTGCTCCGATGAATACTTAGGGGCTGCTTGTCTCTCCGATGTCGGAGGCGGTGCCGAATTCTTCGGCCTTGTTTCCTATAGAAATAAAAAGTAAACTTTAATTCCAATGCACAATAATCCGTCGCGGGGGTCTAGCTCATATGGTAGAGCGCTCGCTTCGCATGCGAGAGGCACGGGGTTCGATTCCCCCGACCTCCAACCGATTACTTTTTTTAGATAATATCCATGCTCTTTTTTCTTCTTCCATCTCTTATTTAAAAtacataatatttttaaataatttcaaaaaagaGTTGCTTTTCAGGATTTTTTGCGAaaatcttttttattattttttacgaaCTTCATTAGTAGTTTATCGGGTTCACTCGTTCGCCCAGTTCGCTATCATCGTCTTCTTCGTCTGCGCTCCAAAAATGCGGCTCTACGCCACCGCCGGCCCCAATCTCTTCTCATCGCCGCCTCCCAACCCCCGCATCAACGACCCCCTTCCGGCCAACTCCCCACCCCCTCTTCCTCTCCCCGCCAAATTAAGGAACAAACCACCACCTTCACCATCGAGACCACCACGTTTTCCGCCGCCTCCTGCGAAGAAAGACGCACTCAAAGCCACCCACCACCGATCCCGGTACTACAAGCCCGTATCCGAGGGGGTCCTCACCGGCGATGAAATCGGCCGCTCCGTCGTTGTCGGCCCCTCCGGCATCTCCTACCACCTCCCTGGCGCCCCCTTCGAATTCCAGTTCAGCTACTCCGAGACTCCTAAGGTCAAGCCCCTCGCGATCCGCGAGCCCGCCTTCCTCCCCTTCGCCCCGCCCACCATGAACCGGCCCTGGACCGGAAAGGCGCCGCTTTTGtccaagaaggagaaggagaggaagaaaaatatccGACTTTTTGAACCTTTGGGCCATCCAGACAAGGAGAGCGAAGGAGAGAGTGGGGAGGATGAGAAGGGTAAGGTGATGGAGATGGCGGGTACGCCTGCCAAATTGGGCTGGTATCCTAAGGATGGCCGGAGCCGGGAGGAGATACTGGGAATCCCGTTGAAGAAGTGGGAGATTCATGCTCTTATCAAGCCAATATTGTCTCACAACCGTCAAGTGAACATTGGTAAGCATGGCTTTCCCGTTGCAGAATCAAACAAATCTATGCTTTTCTTTCAATGTTGATTGAGTTTAGAATTACATTATTCAGCTATGCTGTTAATCATTGCCGATTTATATCTATCCCTTGCATTTAAATCTTAACAAGGACACAATGTGattgtttctttttatttctcaagCGATTTGAAGTGCTCGAAATTGCTTGCAGTGGAAAGTGGATTGCTTTTAGTACATCAAAAAATTAATGGTCATTAGGTGGACTTATGTCATAATGTTTCTATCATTTACAAACCAATTGCCATTCCCTTAAAGCAAGTGGATGCAACCTCTTTCTGATATTGCATATTCACATAACTGTAAAAgggtagcccggtgcacgaagctcccgccatgcggggtcccggggaaggatctattgtacgtagtcttatcctgctttttacaagaggttgtttttaggattcgaacccgtgaccttttggtcacatggcaacaactttaccggcTCCCCTTCGCATATTCACATAACTGTGAGTAAtaaaaatgttttataaattcaatatccaTGTAAAAGAGATGCATTACTGAATGGTAGATCCCCACTTTCGAATTTAGTTGTCTTCTAGCAATAAACATGAGTCTTCTTTCTTATTCAGCCGACTGTGGTGATTTACTTTGGCTCATTCTATTGATATGTTTTGAGTTTATTCAGGCAGGGATGGTTTAACACACAACAtgttagaattgattcattctcATTGGAGGCGCCAGCAAGTATGTAAAGTTCGATGTAGAGGCGTTCCCACTGTCGATATGAACAACATCTGCCTTCACCTTGAGGTGCATACTTTTTAAGCATAATGTTTGGCAATTGTGTACCATTTTATACAGTGTGCACAAAATGTATGATGTATTAACAAAACATATGATGTGTTCCACACGCTTGACATTGTTGATATGGACAATATCTACCTTCATCTTCTTGGTATTCTCGGCTAAAAAATTGATTTTGTTGTAGAATATTTACAGTTCAGTCATGTAAGCCCATGTGAGACTATGCCACCATGGTAATGTGACTGCTTCCTGACCAATAAGTTGCAActtttctcttatcacacttattTTGGCTAAAGATTCCTGCAACTAGAGAGTAGTTCTATGAATATAGAAGGTGATCGCTGAATGTTATTAACAGGAAAGACTCTGGTTGAGACATTCAATCTTAGTTATTAGTAATAAGTTAATCTGGGGTCTGTGAAATTTTATCAATATTGACTACAATGTTTGAGCTACTATAAGGTAGAATCAGTGTTATAAGAGCATGACAAGGTTCCAACTGGGAATAACAAGAGATAGCAAGATCTCATTTGATAAGAATTCAATAAGGCAGACAACAGGAAGTCCATGTACACAAGTTTTATGATTGATGGAAGAGTATACTTTATTTGTCAGTGAGGTTATCTAGCTTTTACGAGCATAATAACAGCTAGATAACTCAGTTGGTAATGGTAAGAGCCTTTGTTGTGATCGGCAAGATCTTGGGATAAAATCCCATCTTCATGATAGGATATATGATACAATTAATTAAAGGCTTTGCAATGTATGCTTATAAAAAGCAGATCAGGAAAAAGAAAATCAATCTCCATATTCCCACTGCTTAGAAGTCAAGGACTGTGAGGATAGCCAATTCGTACAAACCCTTTTCACTTGTAAAGTCACCTTTAAACATGATGGAAGATTTTCCAATGAGATATGCAATGCATtgcacttaaaaaaaaaatccgttGGTTTGGTCTACTTGTGTATCTGTTGCCTTAGTGCCAGCCACCTATACCAATCCCAAGCTGCAGGACTAATTGCTCTAGCAATCTATGTTTTTCGTATGTTACTTGCAAGCAAATTACTGGAGTTCCTTTTGATGCTAGGAAAAGACCAGAGGGAAGATCATACATCGAATTGGAGGTGTTCTGTATTTATTTCGTGGCAGAAACTATGATTTCCGTACACGCCCAAAGTACCCTATAATGCTGTGGAAACCAGCAACTCCAATTTATCCAAAACTTATTCAAGAGGCTCCAGAAGGACTAACGAAACTAGAAGCAGATCTGTTGAGAGAGAAAGGGAAAAAACTACTGCCAATTTGCAAGTTGGGTAAGTTCAAACTTCTTCATACCTAATGTTTACCTCCTCTATTCTTTTTCAGTTTCACTTTTTTCATGTTGCTGCCCATTCCAAAGACACAATAATATAAGTTGTCCAACTAGAATAATCAATCAGGATATATTTAATCAGTAATATTCCTTTGCTCAAATATAATACATGTCCTATATATAACTACATGTCTTGTCTCTtctgttcattttattttttttttcaactttattAAAGAGGAGTCATACTGAAGCTTTGTGTTAACTTCTCCATAAGCTGAAAAATATTATGGAATTCTACTTGCAGCCAGAAATGGAATATACATAAAACTTGTCAAGGATGTGAGGGATGCTTTTGAAGGAAGTGAGTTGGTTAAAGTTAATTGCCAAGGGATGGAGGCAAGCGATTACAAGAGATTAGGTGCTAAGCTGAAGGTTCATGAGCAACTGCTTTCTTGCTGCTAAAGAATTAGTTTAAATTCTGAACAAAAAGAACAATTCAAATACTCGCACCTTCCTGGAGTAAGCACAGTAGTAGTGGCATCATTTAGTGACTTTGGGCTTGTGATTACTTTTACAGGAATTGGTTCCGTGTGTTTTGTTGTCATTTGAGGAAGAGCAAATATTGATGTGGAGAGGTAGAGAATGGAAATCAAGATATCAAGGTCCTTTGCGTTTAAATACAAAAATTCAGAAAATTGAGGACGGCGAGTCATCAAATCTGAATGAATCAGGTGCCTCAAAagcttttcatttctttttgctcAAATCAACCATTTGGCAAGACAGTTATCATAAGCATTTTACAACTAGTCGAGGTGAAACAAAACTGATAACTGAATTTGTACCCGAATGCCTTAATCTACTATCACTATCTCACACCAGGACTTTGATTTTTCAGTCTGTAACTAGTCCTGTTCTGATTTCTGATACTAAACACAGGATCTTAGTTTTGTCAATTTCAGAAAGTGCCATGTGCTATGGTGTGCACACCACCGTGATTCTTTACATCATTTCAGTGTTTTCATTGGATTTCAAAGTCGGTCCTTCCGATTAGACCCAGTGCAATTTTTGTTTGAAATCTGATACGTTTTAATTTGCACACAGGACAATCAAGTGCTTCCACTTCAGATACTGCTCCTGGCATTGAGATTATAAGCCCAAAGATGTTTTCTTTGTGGAAACGTGCAGTTGAATCAAACCAAGCATTGTTGCTAGATGACATTGACCTCACTCCAGATTCTCTTCTCGAGAAAATTGAGCATTTTGAAGGCTTGTCGCAGGCAATTAGCCATTCTTATGACGCCTTGATTCTTCCTACCAGTAAAGATCCTGAGGGGTCCAAATATTCTTCGGAAGGAAGGTTTAGATTGGAGGCCAGTGATGTTAGCTATGATGAATTTGGGGGAGAGAACAAAAATGGAGAAGACCATTATGACTACGACAAGAGCGATTATGATAGTGATGATGCTTATGGCCACGATGAGATCGAACATAGTGTTCCTTTCGGATCATTACCTGTTGATTCAATAGCAAAGAGGCTTGGTGAGGATTGAAATGTTTATTAATTTGAAAGGCAAACGTGTAAATCATTCAGCAAGTAATTCTACATATTGATATCCGCATTTGGCAGTTTGTAAAATGCAGAGTGTTGATGATACTTTAGTCGAAAATCAGATCAGATGAGCTTCGGGCCATTGGTTTAGTTAGAGATTGAGCTAATGGATCGACTTGTATGTTGAATTCATCTTAATACTGCTAGTGGATTGTCCCTAAAAATTCATTGTTAGATAATCTAAATtatgattatatatttttatatatatcagGTATTAGATCTTGCAAACCAATCTGTCTTGTATGGGAATCAAGCTCTCGCTGAATCTGAGCGCAATGCAGAGTTGTATttcaaataataatattaaagaaaaat harbors:
- the LOC122036876 gene encoding CRS2-associated factor 2, chloroplastic-like; amino-acid sequence: MRLYATAGPNLFSSPPPNPRINDPLPANSPPPLPLPAKLRNKPPPSPSRPPRFPPPPAKKDALKATHHRSRYYKPVSEGVLTGDEIGRSVVVGPSGISYHLPGAPFEFQFSYSETPKVKPLAIREPAFLPFAPPTMNRPWTGKAPLLSKKEKERKKNIRLFEPLGHPDKESEGESGEDEKGKVMEMAGTPAKLGWYPKDGRSREEILGIPLKKWEIHALIKPILSHNRQVNIGRDGLTHNMLELIHSHWRRQQVCKVRCRGVPTVDMNNICLHLEEKTRGKIIHRIGGVLYLFRGRNYDFRTRPKYPIMLWKPATPIYPKLIQEAPEGLTKLEADLLREKGKKLLPICKLARNGIYIKLVKDVRDAFEGSELVKVNCQGMEASDYKRLGAKLKELVPCVLLSFEEEQILMWRGREWKSRYQGPLRLNTKIQKIEDGESSNLNESGQSSASTSDTAPGIEIISPKMFSLWKRAVESNQALLLDDIDLTPDSLLEKIEHFEGLSQAISHSYDALILPTSKDPEGSKYSSEGRFRLEASDVSYDEFGGENKNGEDHYDYDKSDYDSDDAYGHDEIEHSVPFGSLPVDSIAKRLGED